A part of Salvelinus alpinus chromosome 23, SLU_Salpinus.1, whole genome shotgun sequence genomic DNA contains:
- the LOC139550424 gene encoding sal-like protein 2 isoform X1 yields the protein MSRRKQKRPQQLMSPLPSASQILEHDDQLAVKLSSFPLTTDSYSSSSSSSPQSYQPPLAPRPYFWGLHTRSQPSEGSPLSCCPCQPTSSPISLTDPQSSLSPDFPHPSLFSQTVLHLPNTSTSPSSQTHPPRSIMASPKLGVSATTTTSSSSSSSSASLCPPPHPGSPSPVPEGPLSPVTPSPSPGAASAVPPRAHLSIAVILDELRVLQQRQIHQMQMTEEICRQVLRLGGASCGLEAPQILLPPFPQLCLEGSERASSPPQPTPIQPPSSVAPLLACFSSLLPPQPAPKPSKPSHPLSHVLRPHKTQMEGAGGATGSYLYPGTSVRPSSSSSSSSASSAISTMASSNYPLALSLALPTRYLHEKSPNTTSASGHGGMSFLTPPLPTTASMAPPSFQEPHLSVSSSGSSSSSLGRLQHACRFCGKLFSSDSSLQIHLRSHTGERPYQCPVCLSRFTTRGNLKVHFLRHREQNPELSLSLLPPSLFGPGMGPAGGSEPQGQPMSSIGLSISAAQAQRRRKRRAEDDPYGDGMEVGGAGGGFSLGASTSAPPSSLPLPPSVDLALISTAHSLLRLNQAAAAAAAASISSAASSLTSSSSSSASSSLLSVPSSSTSAIAGFFKGAKQQRFDENTPPHPPMMSHSAYSQLAHLPKLLFPSGSPHQHPALGLLRPPPPAQGSSHLSSTHSQLSFPFSHYPKAHASTSFPSASIPTSDTSKLQRLVEKLEKEPPTSSPWASSSGETSHSSMASTGLFSSGLMGASTSSTYVMATPPSSTHAPTSVSNFTREMVAALGMSANGGSALAGAMLPGLGIMSTGSLAPNQCGVCLRVLSCPRALRLHQATHLGERPFPCKLCGRSFSTKGSLRSHLATHRARPPNSRAQNSCPLCQRKFTNALVLQHHIRMHLGGQLPPEGGAESLSEASAEPDTISELQTHSQALFQSQAQSNDTPKVSTESSTAASGSQSASTHFQTLVGGSAPVSVSVTSPKCVWEPNRSHSSSPDLIPPSDLTPDSFLNSTSHTPPPGSVDPPVLFDSVPSPPPPLGDTGSPVNDDNHAELLDSTIGTIDPAPTSSSVTKTTPLSSLMMSDCLLGQNALPLNVFLPGPRSNLEDLLSTPTLCAPVAHPSPSPSFTPVLSPEHPKTHPAPKPDLEHPPKLQTPKPTEEYRVETPPPAAPKHDQALVSDTDPRMAPQSESADTSDAEAREVPPKAVPYTRETSQGAYLGSHGKEDGMGGVSDQLESTFPISLAPTLPPPLSRPEKKTYSCAECGKEYASRSGLKGHMKHHGGVVKAPRPPVRSGRSASERLPANTLTTSSNPPATRSNVGFWNQYQAFLNTSNDSADDPAQGPASGSQGEDGEMPRLAKSPVRSQLSKEPTTGRGSEDGSDEGSTLESM from the exons ATGTCTCGTCGGAAACAGAAACGGCCCCAGCAGCTCATGAGCCCGCTCCCTTCAGCCTCTCAGATATTAGAACATG ATGACCAGTTGGCAGTGAAGTTATCCTCCTTTCCTCTGACCACAGATTCCTATTCttcatcatcttcctcctctcctcagagtTACCAGCCACCCCTGGCTCCACGTCCCTACTTTTGGGGGCTTCACACTCGCTCTCAACCCAGTGAGGGCTCCCCCCTCTCCTGCTGCCCCTGCCAGCCCAcctcctcccccatctccctcACAGACCCccagtcctccctctcccctgacttcccccacccctccctcttctcccaaaCAGTCCTACACCTCCCCAACACCTCCACATCGCCCTCCAGTCAGACCCACCCTCCCCGCTCTATCATGGCCTCTCCCAAACTGGGCGTGTCAGCCACCACTACcacctcctcatcctcatcctcttcctcagcctCCCTCTGCCCCCCGCCCCACCCTGGTAGCCCCAGCCCTGTGCCCGAGGGCCCTCTCAGCCCTGTGACACCCTCCCCCAGCCCGGGTGCTGCCTCTGCAGTCCCGCCCCGTGCCCACCTGAGCATTGCGGTGATCCTGGATGAGCTGCGAGTGCTGCAGCAGAGGCAGATCCACCAGATGCAGATGACGGAGGAGATCTGCAGGCAGGTGCTGCGGCTGGGCGGGGCCTCCTGTGGCCTGGAGGCGCCCCAGATCCTCCTGCCTCCTTTtccccagctctgtctggagggcAGTGAGAGGGCCTCCAGTCCTCCCCAGCCTACACCCATCCAGCCTCCCAGCTCTGTAGCTCCTCTCCTGGCCTGCttctcctccctgctccctccccaGCCTGCCCCCAAGCCCTCCAAGCCCAGCCACCCCCTGTCCCATGTCCTGCGGCCACACAAGACCCAGATGGAGGGTGCAGGAGGGGCTACAGGGTCTTATCTTTACCCTGGGACCAGTGTCCGCCCTTCCTCCTCGTCTTCTTCCTCTTCTGCCTCCTCAGCCATCTCTACCATGGCCTCGTCCAACTACCCCCTGGCTCTCTCCCTGGCCTTGCCTACCCGTTACCTCCATGAGAAATCCCCCAACACCACCTCAGCCAGCGGCCACGGTGGCATGTCCTTCCTCACCCCGCCCCTGCCCACCACTGCCTCTATGGCACCCCCCTCCTTTCAGGAGCcccacctgtctgtctcctcatcaGGGTCCTCGTCCTCCTCCCTGGGGCGCCTCCAGCATGCCTGTCGGTTCTGtgggaagctgttcagcagtgaCTCATCCCTGCAAATCCACCTGCGCTCCCACACGGGCGAGAGACCCTACCAGTGCCCTGTCTGCCTCAGCCGCTTCACCACCCGCGGCAACCTCAAGGTGCATTTTCTCCGCCACCGCGAGCAGAACCCagagctctccctctcccttctccccccttccctgTTTGGGCCGGGCATGGGACCAGCGGGGGGGTCTGAGCCCCAGGGTCAGCCCATGAGCAGCATTGGTCTGAGCATCAGTGCAGCGCAGGCTCAGAGACGTCGTAAACGGCGGGCTGAGGATGACCCATATGGAGACGGTATGGAGGTGGGAGGTGCCGGAGGGGGCTTCTCTCTGGGGGCGTCCACCAGTGCTccgccctcctctctccccctcccccccagtgTGGACCTGGCCCTCATCTCCACCGCCCACTCCCTCCTGCGGCTCAACCAAGCTGCTGCTGCAGCCGCTGCTGCATCCATATCCTCAGCTGCTTCCTCACtcacatcctcctcttcctcctctgcgtcctcctccctcctctctgtcccctcctcgtCCACCTCCGCCATCGCTGGGTTCTTCAAGGGAGCAAAGCAGCAACGCTTTGATGAGAACACGCCCCCTCACCCTCCCATGATGTCGCACTCTGCTTACTCTCAGTTGGCCCACCTCCCTAAACTCCTCTTcccctctggctccccccaccaACACCCTGCCCTGGGCCTGCTCCGCCCTCCACCCCCTGCCCAAggctcctcccacctctcctccaCCCACTCTCAGCTCTCCTTCCCCTTCTCCCACTACCCCAAAGCTCACGCCTCCACCTCCTTCCCCTCCGCCTCTATCCCCACCTCAGACACCTCCAAGCTGCAGCGGCTGGTGGAGAAGCTGGAGAAGGAgcctcccacctcctctccctgGGCCTCCTCCTCAGGGGAGACCTCCCACAGCAGCATGGCCTCTACTGGGTTGTTCAGCAGCGGCCTCATGGGCGCCAGCACCTCCAGCACTTATGTGATGGCAACCCCACCGTCCTCCACCCATGCCCCCACCTCCGTCTCCAACTTCACCAGGGAGATGGTGGCCGCTCTGGGCATGAGTGCAAACGGGGGCAGCGCTCTGGCAGGCGCCATGCTCCCCGGCCTTGGCATCATGAGCACTGGCTCCCTGGCCCCCAACCAGTGTGGGGTGTGTCTGCGTGTGCTGAGCTGCCCCAGGGCACTGCGTCTGCACCAGGCCACCCACCTGGGCGAGCGCCCCTTCCCCTGTAAACTGTGTGGACGCTCCTTCTCCACCAAGGGCAGCCTGCGGTCCCACCTGGCAACACACCGTGCCCGCCCGCCGAACTCTCGTGCCCAGAACTCTTGCCCGCTGTGCCAGCGCAAGTTCACAAATGCCCTGGTGCTGCAGCACCACATCCGCATGCACCTGGGAGGGCAGCTGCCACCGGAAGGCGGTGCAGAGTCTCTGTCAGAGGCCTCAGCAGAACCTGACACTATCTCTGAGCTCCAGACCCATTCCCAGGCACTGTTTCAGTCCCAGGCACAGTCCAATGACACCCCCAAGGTCTCCACTGAGAGCTCCACTGCAGCCTCAGGCAGCCAGTCAGCATCCACACACTTTCAAACCCTAGTGGGAGGCTCTGCCCCCGTATCGGTCAGTGTGACATCACCAAAGTGTGTCTGGGAGCCTAACAGATCTCACTCCTCCAGCCCTGACCTGATCCCTCCCTCTGACCTCACCCCTGACTCCTTCCTAAACTccacctcacacacccctccgccCGGCAGCGTAGACCCCCCAGTCCTGTTTGACAGTGTGCcttccccaccccctcctctagGAGATACAGGCTCCCCAGTCAATGATGACAACCATGCTGAACTCCTTGATTCAACCATTGGTACCATTGACCCTGCTCCCACTTCCTCCAGTGTTACCAAAACCACCCCATTGTCCAGTCTAATGATGTCAGACTGTCTTTTGGGTCAGAATGCCCTTCCTCTCAATGTCTTCCTCCCCGGCCCTAGATCAAACCTGGAGGATCTACTGAGCACACCAACCCTCTGTGCCCCGGTAGCACACCCCAGCCCATCCCCCTCCTTTACCCCTGTCCTTAGCCCAGAGCACCCCAAAACCCACCCAGCACCCAAACCAGACTTAGAGCACCCCCCTAAACTCCAAACCCCCAAGCCCACAGAGGAATACAGGGTTGAAACCCCCCCACCTGCAGCACCAAAGCATGACCAAGCTCTTGTATCTGATACGGACCCGAGAATGGCACCACAATCAGAGAGCGCAGACACAAGCGATGCTGAGGCTAGGGAAGTTCCTCCGAAAGCTGTACCCTACACCAGGGAGACGAGTCAGGGGGCGTACCTCGGCTCCCATGGGAAGGAGGATGGGATGGGCGGTGTCAGTGACCAACTGGAAAGCACTTTTCCCATCAGTTTGGctcccactctcccccctcccctgtcTCGCCCTGAGAAGAAGACCTACAGCTGTGCCGAGTGTGGGAAAGAGTATGCCAGCCGCAGTGGACTGAAG GGACACATGAAGCATCATGGAGGGGTTGTCAAGGCACCACGTCCCCCTGTACGGAGTGGTCGCTCGGCCTCTGAGCGACTTCCTGCTAACACACTGACAACGTCCTCCAACCCCCCGGCCACCAGGAGCAATGTGGGCTTCTGGAACCAGTACCAAGCCTTCCTCAACACCAGCAACGACTCGGCAGACGACCCGGCACAAGGCCCGGCCAGTGGTAGCCaaggagaggatggggagatgCCCCGATTGGCTAAATCTCCCGTAAGATCCCAGCTGTCGAAAGAACCAACCACTGGAAGGGGTTCAGAAGATGGGTCTGATGAAGGGTCTACTCTAGAGTCAATGTAA
- the LOC139550424 gene encoding sal-like protein 2 isoform X2, with protein MASPKLGVSATTTTSSSSSSSSASLCPPPHPGSPSPVPEGPLSPVTPSPSPGAASAVPPRAHLSIAVILDELRVLQQRQIHQMQMTEEICRQVLRLGGASCGLEAPQILLPPFPQLCLEGSERASSPPQPTPIQPPSSVAPLLACFSSLLPPQPAPKPSKPSHPLSHVLRPHKTQMEGAGGATGSYLYPGTSVRPSSSSSSSSASSAISTMASSNYPLALSLALPTRYLHEKSPNTTSASGHGGMSFLTPPLPTTASMAPPSFQEPHLSVSSSGSSSSSLGRLQHACRFCGKLFSSDSSLQIHLRSHTGERPYQCPVCLSRFTTRGNLKVHFLRHREQNPELSLSLLPPSLFGPGMGPAGGSEPQGQPMSSIGLSISAAQAQRRRKRRAEDDPYGDGMEVGGAGGGFSLGASTSAPPSSLPLPPSVDLALISTAHSLLRLNQAAAAAAAASISSAASSLTSSSSSSASSSLLSVPSSSTSAIAGFFKGAKQQRFDENTPPHPPMMSHSAYSQLAHLPKLLFPSGSPHQHPALGLLRPPPPAQGSSHLSSTHSQLSFPFSHYPKAHASTSFPSASIPTSDTSKLQRLVEKLEKEPPTSSPWASSSGETSHSSMASTGLFSSGLMGASTSSTYVMATPPSSTHAPTSVSNFTREMVAALGMSANGGSALAGAMLPGLGIMSTGSLAPNQCGVCLRVLSCPRALRLHQATHLGERPFPCKLCGRSFSTKGSLRSHLATHRARPPNSRAQNSCPLCQRKFTNALVLQHHIRMHLGGQLPPEGGAESLSEASAEPDTISELQTHSQALFQSQAQSNDTPKVSTESSTAASGSQSASTHFQTLVGGSAPVSVSVTSPKCVWEPNRSHSSSPDLIPPSDLTPDSFLNSTSHTPPPGSVDPPVLFDSVPSPPPPLGDTGSPVNDDNHAELLDSTIGTIDPAPTSSSVTKTTPLSSLMMSDCLLGQNALPLNVFLPGPRSNLEDLLSTPTLCAPVAHPSPSPSFTPVLSPEHPKTHPAPKPDLEHPPKLQTPKPTEEYRVETPPPAAPKHDQALVSDTDPRMAPQSESADTSDAEAREVPPKAVPYTRETSQGAYLGSHGKEDGMGGVSDQLESTFPISLAPTLPPPLSRPEKKTYSCAECGKEYASRSGLKGHMKHHGGVVKAPRPPVRSGRSASERLPANTLTTSSNPPATRSNVGFWNQYQAFLNTSNDSADDPAQGPASGSQGEDGEMPRLAKSPVRSQLSKEPTTGRGSEDGSDEGSTLESM; from the exons ATGGCCTCTCCCAAACTGGGCGTGTCAGCCACCACTACcacctcctcatcctcatcctcttcctcagcctCCCTCTGCCCCCCGCCCCACCCTGGTAGCCCCAGCCCTGTGCCCGAGGGCCCTCTCAGCCCTGTGACACCCTCCCCCAGCCCGGGTGCTGCCTCTGCAGTCCCGCCCCGTGCCCACCTGAGCATTGCGGTGATCCTGGATGAGCTGCGAGTGCTGCAGCAGAGGCAGATCCACCAGATGCAGATGACGGAGGAGATCTGCAGGCAGGTGCTGCGGCTGGGCGGGGCCTCCTGTGGCCTGGAGGCGCCCCAGATCCTCCTGCCTCCTTTtccccagctctgtctggagggcAGTGAGAGGGCCTCCAGTCCTCCCCAGCCTACACCCATCCAGCCTCCCAGCTCTGTAGCTCCTCTCCTGGCCTGCttctcctccctgctccctccccaGCCTGCCCCCAAGCCCTCCAAGCCCAGCCACCCCCTGTCCCATGTCCTGCGGCCACACAAGACCCAGATGGAGGGTGCAGGAGGGGCTACAGGGTCTTATCTTTACCCTGGGACCAGTGTCCGCCCTTCCTCCTCGTCTTCTTCCTCTTCTGCCTCCTCAGCCATCTCTACCATGGCCTCGTCCAACTACCCCCTGGCTCTCTCCCTGGCCTTGCCTACCCGTTACCTCCATGAGAAATCCCCCAACACCACCTCAGCCAGCGGCCACGGTGGCATGTCCTTCCTCACCCCGCCCCTGCCCACCACTGCCTCTATGGCACCCCCCTCCTTTCAGGAGCcccacctgtctgtctcctcatcaGGGTCCTCGTCCTCCTCCCTGGGGCGCCTCCAGCATGCCTGTCGGTTCTGtgggaagctgttcagcagtgaCTCATCCCTGCAAATCCACCTGCGCTCCCACACGGGCGAGAGACCCTACCAGTGCCCTGTCTGCCTCAGCCGCTTCACCACCCGCGGCAACCTCAAGGTGCATTTTCTCCGCCACCGCGAGCAGAACCCagagctctccctctcccttctccccccttccctgTTTGGGCCGGGCATGGGACCAGCGGGGGGGTCTGAGCCCCAGGGTCAGCCCATGAGCAGCATTGGTCTGAGCATCAGTGCAGCGCAGGCTCAGAGACGTCGTAAACGGCGGGCTGAGGATGACCCATATGGAGACGGTATGGAGGTGGGAGGTGCCGGAGGGGGCTTCTCTCTGGGGGCGTCCACCAGTGCTccgccctcctctctccccctcccccccagtgTGGACCTGGCCCTCATCTCCACCGCCCACTCCCTCCTGCGGCTCAACCAAGCTGCTGCTGCAGCCGCTGCTGCATCCATATCCTCAGCTGCTTCCTCACtcacatcctcctcttcctcctctgcgtcctcctccctcctctctgtcccctcctcgtCCACCTCCGCCATCGCTGGGTTCTTCAAGGGAGCAAAGCAGCAACGCTTTGATGAGAACACGCCCCCTCACCCTCCCATGATGTCGCACTCTGCTTACTCTCAGTTGGCCCACCTCCCTAAACTCCTCTTcccctctggctccccccaccaACACCCTGCCCTGGGCCTGCTCCGCCCTCCACCCCCTGCCCAAggctcctcccacctctcctccaCCCACTCTCAGCTCTCCTTCCCCTTCTCCCACTACCCCAAAGCTCACGCCTCCACCTCCTTCCCCTCCGCCTCTATCCCCACCTCAGACACCTCCAAGCTGCAGCGGCTGGTGGAGAAGCTGGAGAAGGAgcctcccacctcctctccctgGGCCTCCTCCTCAGGGGAGACCTCCCACAGCAGCATGGCCTCTACTGGGTTGTTCAGCAGCGGCCTCATGGGCGCCAGCACCTCCAGCACTTATGTGATGGCAACCCCACCGTCCTCCACCCATGCCCCCACCTCCGTCTCCAACTTCACCAGGGAGATGGTGGCCGCTCTGGGCATGAGTGCAAACGGGGGCAGCGCTCTGGCAGGCGCCATGCTCCCCGGCCTTGGCATCATGAGCACTGGCTCCCTGGCCCCCAACCAGTGTGGGGTGTGTCTGCGTGTGCTGAGCTGCCCCAGGGCACTGCGTCTGCACCAGGCCACCCACCTGGGCGAGCGCCCCTTCCCCTGTAAACTGTGTGGACGCTCCTTCTCCACCAAGGGCAGCCTGCGGTCCCACCTGGCAACACACCGTGCCCGCCCGCCGAACTCTCGTGCCCAGAACTCTTGCCCGCTGTGCCAGCGCAAGTTCACAAATGCCCTGGTGCTGCAGCACCACATCCGCATGCACCTGGGAGGGCAGCTGCCACCGGAAGGCGGTGCAGAGTCTCTGTCAGAGGCCTCAGCAGAACCTGACACTATCTCTGAGCTCCAGACCCATTCCCAGGCACTGTTTCAGTCCCAGGCACAGTCCAATGACACCCCCAAGGTCTCCACTGAGAGCTCCACTGCAGCCTCAGGCAGCCAGTCAGCATCCACACACTTTCAAACCCTAGTGGGAGGCTCTGCCCCCGTATCGGTCAGTGTGACATCACCAAAGTGTGTCTGGGAGCCTAACAGATCTCACTCCTCCAGCCCTGACCTGATCCCTCCCTCTGACCTCACCCCTGACTCCTTCCTAAACTccacctcacacacccctccgccCGGCAGCGTAGACCCCCCAGTCCTGTTTGACAGTGTGCcttccccaccccctcctctagGAGATACAGGCTCCCCAGTCAATGATGACAACCATGCTGAACTCCTTGATTCAACCATTGGTACCATTGACCCTGCTCCCACTTCCTCCAGTGTTACCAAAACCACCCCATTGTCCAGTCTAATGATGTCAGACTGTCTTTTGGGTCAGAATGCCCTTCCTCTCAATGTCTTCCTCCCCGGCCCTAGATCAAACCTGGAGGATCTACTGAGCACACCAACCCTCTGTGCCCCGGTAGCACACCCCAGCCCATCCCCCTCCTTTACCCCTGTCCTTAGCCCAGAGCACCCCAAAACCCACCCAGCACCCAAACCAGACTTAGAGCACCCCCCTAAACTCCAAACCCCCAAGCCCACAGAGGAATACAGGGTTGAAACCCCCCCACCTGCAGCACCAAAGCATGACCAAGCTCTTGTATCTGATACGGACCCGAGAATGGCACCACAATCAGAGAGCGCAGACACAAGCGATGCTGAGGCTAGGGAAGTTCCTCCGAAAGCTGTACCCTACACCAGGGAGACGAGTCAGGGGGCGTACCTCGGCTCCCATGGGAAGGAGGATGGGATGGGCGGTGTCAGTGACCAACTGGAAAGCACTTTTCCCATCAGTTTGGctcccactctcccccctcccctgtcTCGCCCTGAGAAGAAGACCTACAGCTGTGCCGAGTGTGGGAAAGAGTATGCCAGCCGCAGTGGACTGAAG GGACACATGAAGCATCATGGAGGGGTTGTCAAGGCACCACGTCCCCCTGTACGGAGTGGTCGCTCGGCCTCTGAGCGACTTCCTGCTAACACACTGACAACGTCCTCCAACCCCCCGGCCACCAGGAGCAATGTGGGCTTCTGGAACCAGTACCAAGCCTTCCTCAACACCAGCAACGACTCGGCAGACGACCCGGCACAAGGCCCGGCCAGTGGTAGCCaaggagaggatggggagatgCCCCGATTGGCTAAATCTCCCGTAAGATCCCAGCTGTCGAAAGAACCAACCACTGGAAGGGGTTCAGAAGATGGGTCTGATGAAGGGTCTACTCTAGAGTCAATGTAA